The nucleotide window CAGCGACCAGGCGGAAGAACGGTGATCCCCATGGATCGAGGGTCACGATGTCCCAGAGAAACAACGATGCATACCCGCAATCGCGGAGTAGATGGGCGCCCAACGCGACCGCACCGCCGATGTCATGAGCAACGACATGCGGCCGGGTAACGCCCCACAACGACTGCACCTGGGCGAATCTCGACATCTGGGTTGTCAGGTCGAGTGGCGCATCGGGGGTGATCGATTGGCCGTATCCCGGCATGTCCCACAGGAACACGCGGCGATCGCGACCGACATGGCGGGCTACCTCAGCCCATACACGCGCAGACCAGGGGGTGCCGTGACACATCACAACCTCTCCAACGGCCTGGTGCGTGGGCTCGAAAACGTACGTCGCAACACGTATTCCGTCGACGGTGAGGTAGTGCGGCCGCGGCAGTTCGGTGTCCATGAGTCAGAACTCGACCTCTCTGGGGTATCGGGATGGATAGACCGCCAGGCGCGAACTCAGCGGTGGTTGCTGCACTCAGGAGCGCCAAGAGGGCGTCAGTGCTCTATCGCCTCGGACGCGGGGATGTCGTCGCAGCTGCGGGCGAGGTCGGTGCGGCACCGGACCGAGTGAAGCAGTGTGCATGCAATGCCGCAAGTGTGGTGCGTACCGCCAGCTCGGCGGCATTGTCATCGAGTGGTGTTGTGGTGGTGAGAAATTGGTAGTACAGCGGCGATGACAGGTGGCGTACGACGGCTGTCGCGTCGGTGTTTGCGGGAACGTCGCCGCGGTCAATGGCGTCGAGGATCGGTAGCGACCATTCCTCGACGCGTCGCCGGTAGAACTTGGCCAGTGCGGTCTTGGTGTCCCGATCGTGGGTGGCTGCGGCGATCAGCGCAGCGAACAGAGGCCCTTGACGTGGGTGTGTGAGCGTCCGTACGAGCAGTTCGGCGTTGGCGCTCAGATCGGCGTCCAGATCACCGGTTCGTGTCGCGGACACCGATCCTGTGGCCATGTCATCGAGCAGGTCGGCCACCAGAGCTTGAGCCGTCCCCCACCGGCGGTAGATCGTGGTCTTTCCCACCCCCGCCGACCGAGCGATCGAGGGCAGGTCGATTCCGGCGAAGCCGTGCTCGATGAGCGCGTCTTCAGTCGCGGTCAGCACCGCCTTGCGTACTGCAGCGGTGCGCCCGCCGGGGCGAGCAGCGACCGGATGAACAGCGACGGGGGCGGCACTCGGGCGGGACTGAGCCATGACTTCATACTACGACCGCGCACGCCTTATCGGGAACCCAGTTCCATTTATGATGTTCGGCAGGTATCGTTGCTAATGGTTCTGTTATCCCGTTAAGGAGTGGGTATGGAGTATCGACAGGTGGGCCGTTCTGGTCTGGTGGTCTCGGAATTCGGTTTTGGTGCCGCCACATTCGGCGGACGGGGTGAGTTCTTCGGCGCGTGGGGAGACACCGACGTCGTGGCCGCGCGCCGGCTCGTCGATCTGTGTCTGGATGCCGGTGTCACCCTGTTCGACACAGCTGATGTGTACTCCGACGGCGCATCCGAAGAAGTGTTGGGTGCGGCACTACGCGGTCGGCGCGATCGTGTCGTGCTGTCGACGAAAGCCGCGTTGCCCATCGGTGCGGGCCCATCCGATCGCGGGACCTCCCGCACGCGGTTGATCAACGCCGTCGACGCAGCGCTGCGGCGCCTCGACACCGACTGGATCGACCTGTTTCAGCTGCACGCCTTCGATGCCGCCACCCCCCTCGACGAGGTCACCGACACGCTGGATGTGCTCGTGCGCAGCGGCAAGGTGCGCTACACCGGTGTGTCCAACTTCTCGGGCTGGCAGTTGATGGGTTCACTGTCGACCGCCGACCGACGCAACGCCCCACGGCATGTCGCTCATCAGGTGTATTACTCGCTGATCGGGCGCGACTACGAATGGGAGCTGATGCCGCTCGGCGCCGCCGAGGGCGTCGGCGCGATCGTGTGGAGTCCCCTCGGTTGGGGTCGGCTGACCGGACGCATACGGCGCGACGCGCCCCTGCCACCGACGAGTCGATTGCATTCCACCGCGGACGCCGGCCCACCGGTCGATGACGAACACCTCTACACCGTGGTCGACGCCCTCGACCACGTCGCCGAAGAGACCGGTCACACCGTCGCGCAAGTCGCCCTCAACTGGCTCAGCCGCAGACCCACCGTGTCCAGCGTGATCATCGGCGCCCGCAACGACTCCCAGCTCCTGGACAACCTCGGCGCGGCCGGATGGTCACTGACCACCGAACAGGTCCGCTACCTCGACGACGCCTCGGCAGTCGAGGCGCCCTACCCCTATTTCCCCTACCGACGACAGGAAGGCTTCGCCCTGCTCAACCCGCCCACCGTGTAACACACATTCCGGCGGACGCCATGGAGACTGTTCAGCTCGTCGTTCGATCATCGGACGCGGTAACACCCAGCGAGGCGGGGGCGACCATCATCACAAGGGGGTTCGATGTAGCAAAGTCTTGCTGCACTTCCTTCCATCTTTGCTTCTTCAACAGTGAGGACCCACCCATGCTCCACCGCATCCGAGCAACCGCTGCCGGGATCGCCATGGCCGGCGCCGCAGCAGTATCGATCGCCATCGCTCCGACAGCATCAGCGACCCCAGACCCCGCAACCCCGGTCGCCGCACCGGAATTGACGTTCGCCCTCCCGGCGATCAGCGGCCCGAATGTCGGCCCGGGCTATGTGGGAGGTGGATTGTTTCGCCAAACACTCGTGACCGCCCGACCCGCCGCCGGATCATCGGTGTCATTTGCGGTCGCCAACCTGGCGCACTACAACACCTTTTACGCCTACCAGTACGTGCAGGTGGCGTGGCGTAACCTCACCACCGGTGCAACCGGCACGGTGAACCTGAGGCACTGGCAGCGACCGAACTTCGCCCCCGGCACCATCCCCCTCACGGGATACCCCTCCACCCTGCCCACCACAGCATCAGCACCGACCGGGGCAGGACCCCTCGTATCGACCGTGACCGTGCTGCGCGAGCAGTACAGCGGCACCGTGGCCAACAACATCATTCCCGGCCTCAACGCACTCCTCGTGCCCTAACCCCTACGACCCACCACCAGACAGCAAGGGGCACAACCGATGAGGCATATCCGCACACTCACCGCCGTCGCGGCCGCCGCCACGGCGCTCGCACTTGCCGGCTGTACCAGCGACCCCACCGACACCCCACCCCAGTCACCGTCAGCGCCGGGCAGCGCAGCCACGGGCAGCACCAGCACATCGGCGGCCGGTGAATCCACTGCAGCTCCCCGCGGTGCCCCCGGCGCCGAAACCGGCATCGACCCCGGCGTCGACGCCCCGGATCAACCGCAGCCCACCGAGGCGACCGGTCCCACACCCGACCAGGGAGCACCCCCAGCCGCCGAACGCCCTACCGATCCCAACGAACCCTCCGCCGCAGGCACCTACTGCGGGGCCGGCTACAACGGCCTGGCCATATGGGCCTTCGGACCCGACTGCGCCACCGCCCAATCGGTGTCATCGGCCCTGGGCGCTCAACGCGCCACCGGCGCCCAGTTCCCCATCACAGTCACCGTCGCCGGAAGCACCTGGAACTGCTACCAAGGCGGCACACCCGTGCCCTACATGGAATGCTCCGGCCTCGGCGCCGTCCGACTCACCTCCTGAGACACCTCCCCCAGCGTCCGAACCGCCGTGGCTGTGGTCGACCCCAGGCGCGCCAGATCCGATTGCCGCGTGAACACGCCGAACTCCCCGCGCTCAGGTCACGTGGGGAGCGCCCAGCCCTCGCCGGCGATGGTGAGCACGACCAGCGGGATGGGGCGCTCGACCTTGGACTGGAAGTCCGCCAGCAGTGGGTTGTTGGCCAGCACCCAGGCTGCGAACTCGTCATAGTCCACGCCTTCGAGCACCTTGCCGGTCCCCTGGTGGGTTTTGTCCCGGAACTCGATCCTGACCTGTGGATTCGCCTTGATGTTGTACCACCATGCCGGGTACTTGTCCTCGATGAACGAGCTCACGTACATGGTGTCGTCGCGGTAGCAGGGTCCCAGTGGAGTCGTGTGTGGCTTTCCGCTCTTGGCCCCGATGGTGGTGAGCAGGATGAGGTCGGTGCCTGCGTAAGCGCCGGCCACCTTGCCCGCGTTCTCCCGAAACTCCTTGATCACATCATCGTTCCAGTTGGCGATGCCGCCCTCTTGGTCCCACGCCTGGTTCCACGGCGCGTTCGGATCGTCGTAGTCGGTGATAGTGGTCTGATCGGGCTGTCCTGCAGTCGATTCGATTTCACTCATGATCCGAGTGTGTCGTCGAGTTAGGACAGTTACGGTCCTAACTCGATTCGATACGAAAACTCGTCCTGCCGCGTCGCCAACTAGATGTATGAGGCCATGACGTTCGCTACGCCAGCCGGGGCTCGGGAGGCCGGCGGTCTACCGGCGGCAGCGCCGTGGGGGCGGTGGTAGTTGTAGTGCACGTTCCAGACTTGAAGTGCCCGTTCTCGTTGTTCTTCAGAGTTCCAGACGCGGGCGTAGAGGAACTCTTCGGCGAGATTCGGTTATGGCGCTCGACTTTACCGTTGTGGCGCGGGGTGTATGGGCGGGTCCTTTTGTGTTGTTCGCCGAGCAGTGCGTGAGAGAAGGTCACGGCGCGATAGCAGGCTCCGTTGTCGGTGACGATCTGCTCGATTCTGTTGATAGCGTGCGCTAATAACCGTGCGTGGGCCCGGTGTAGAAATCCGATTGCGGTGACCGCCTTTTCGTCCGGCAGTGCTTCGGTGTAGGCGAGGCGAGTGTGTCCGTCCACGGCGGAGTGCAGGTAGACGTATCCGCGCCTGCCGGTCTTGGTCTTTGTTCGTGATGCGGCCTTGGCTTGTTCGGAGTCGCGGCCGTGGACGCGCCAACCTTCGCCGTCTGGGATGCGCCCAACCTTCTTCACGTCCAGGTGCACCATGTGACCGGGTCGTTTCGCGACGATGGCCTGCGGTTTACGATTGCCTTCGACGTTGGGGTCGATGAATCTTCGGCGGTGCAGGCCGAGTCGGGCGAGTGTCCGAGTGACAGTACGACGGCTGATCGCTATGCCGTCCTGATTGAGCTCGAAGGCGATTCGGGAAGCTGACCACTTGTGTTCACGTCGCCACTGCTCAACCTGGGCAACCACTTCCGGCGGCGTAGCGCGCGGTTGCCGACACGGTGTCGAGGCACGATCTTGCAGACCGGTTTCACCGTAACGGCGGTAACGGTTGACCCACTTCGACACACACGCCCCGGAGATGCCCATTTCCGCGGCGACGTGCGCGATCGGACGGTTTTGACACCGTTTCACAAGACGGCGACGCACCTTAATCGACAGGGGCGCGTTGGTATGGGTCATTGTGTCGCACTTGGTGCCGAGGGCCGGGGCGTGGTGTCATGGGCGCTTATGGCCTGGCGCACCTCGTTGATGGCTGTGCGGATCATGTCGCCGTAGCCATCTCGCGCCAGGGCGGAAGTGTGCTGTCCAGCGCGATCGATGTAATCGGTAGCTGCCTCGAACGAGCCCAGTCGGCGGAGGTTGTCGGCAATGTTCAGCAGCAAGCTCGGGTAGAAGCCCGCCACTTGGAGGCTTGCATGGTGCTGCTGAGCCCGGTGATTGGTAATTGTGGCGGCGGCATCAAAAGCCCGGACATCCCACATGAGTGCCACGGCAGGGCTGTCGTATAAGTCGGCGAGGTAATGCGCGAGAGTGCAGCGATGGAACGGGTCACCGTCCACCCCGATTCGGTTCCAAATATCGAGGAGGTCTCGTCGAGCCGACTCGGTGTCGCCTTCGCGGCCGATAGTCACGGCTTTGCCGATGGATTCCATTGTCGGGTCAGGCATAGCTGCGTTCGTGGTCATGGCGTTATTCAGTCCTTGCTGTTTTCGGCGGTGTACGGCATGCTTTCGGCGTCGGCTCTAGGCGTGGTTCAGCCGGTGATCGAGGAAGGGTGACGGCAGGGCATCACGAGTACGGTGAGATCGCCGGCGTCAGCCGATCGGACTGTGGCCGGCTGGTCGGGCCCGCGGAGGTCGAGCATTACGTCGTTGCCGACGGTATGACCCAACGCTGGATACAGCGTTGTGAGCTCGAACCAGAGTGTGAGGTCGGGACCTGTCGCCGAGCCGTTGAGGTCAATTCTGGCGTCGGGCAGCAGGAGAACCGGTTTGCTGTCGATCACCTCGAGGCCGACCGTGTCTGGCGCAGTTTGTTCCAGTGCGGTGAGAATCTGCTGATTGTCGATGGTGACACGGTGCGTCACCAATGCAAGGGAACGAATCAGCATTTTGTAGTCAGGGAACGTCTCGGTTAAGAGCCGGCAGTGCGCCACGGTGCCGTCGACCATGCGAAAGGTCAGGGTTCGTTCACCCGCCTCGGCAATCACACGGGGACTTCGCCGCAGTCGCGAGATCGCGCCCTGCAGATCTTCACCAGCGAGCGTCCCCGCCCATGAACCGGCAAACGGTTTGTCCGGGAACAGTGTTCGTGTCGCCAGGCGGTACCGGTCGGTCGCTGTCAGCGACACCGAATCAAGGTCGGTTTCCATTCGCACACCACCGAGAACTGGGATGTGTCGATCGTGAACGGTGGTAGCGAGTACCTGATCGACAGCGGCCGCGAGCACCGGCCCCGAAAGCTCGCACACAGTGATGTGGGCGCCCTCTCCGAGGGATGCCTTCAGCGCTGCAGCAACCTGGTACATACCGACGGTGTCGGCGGCGACCCTGGCAATCTGATCATCAATCAGACGTGCCTTTTCGTCGTCGCCCGCCGTGAAGAACGTACCGATAGCAGACAGCGGCATGCCAACCTCGCGTAGTCGCCGCAGCTGCAGGGCGGGTTCGAGCTGGGCATCGCTGTACAACCGGTAGCCAGTCAGTGGGTCGACGAGCTCAGGCCGAAGCAGCCCTGCGTCGTCGTAAAACCGTAACGCGCTTGTCGTCAATTCAGCGAGCTTTGCGAACTCGCCAATCGACATCAATCTCGGGTCACTCACAGGAACATCATCAGGCCTCAACCAACTTGAAGGTCAAACCCCAATCCGGCCGATGTTCCGCGTCAACAACGTGCTGGCCCGCAACAACTAGAGCCGTCGGTAGGTGACCCACCGACACGTCGGGGCGGTTGACGTCCGTCTCCGGACCCAACCGCCCCGGCGTCGTCGGTTGGGGCTCAGCTCTGGCCGAGCATCCCCTTCATCTGGTCGATCTCCGCCTGCTGGGTTCGCTTGACCTCTTGGGCAAGGGCTTTCGTCGCAGGGTTGACGCCGTCGGCGAGTACCGCATCGGCCATCGCGATGGCGCCTTCGTGGTGCCGGATCATGCCCTCGAGCCACAGCCGGTCGAACTCCCCACCGCGTGCGTCGCGTAGGGCGGCCATCTGGTCCGGGGTGAGCATGCCGGGCATCGCGGAGTGACCGTCATGGCCCATGTCCCTGCTCCCCATGTCACCATGCCCCATGTCCCCGTGGTCGTCGCCTGGCTCGCCCCAGCTCTCGAGCCGGTCCTCCATCTGCTCGATCTCGGCGTCCTGGGCCTTCTCGATCGTCGACGCGAGGGCGATCAGTTCCGCGTTGTCCGTTCGGCCCTCGACGAGTTCAGCCATCATGACGGCCTGGCGATGATGTCCGATCATCGTCGAGGTGAATTCGACGTCGGCCTCGTTGTGAGCGGTCGACGCAGGCGCGGAGGTCGTCGCCGACCCGGAGGTCGAGGTGGCATCGGCCGTGGTGCCACCCGGCGACTCGTCCGGCGAGCACCCGGCGACCGCGATGAGTGCCGCCGCGGTCAGCCCGATTCCCGCCGCTGGCCGGATACGGCGTCGAGATGTGTTGTACGTGTGCATGAGTGAGTTCCTTGCTGCTGTCGAAGTTTCCGGCGGGCGCGACGGCCGACCGGATGGGAGAGATGAGGACAGAGCGGACCCAGCGGTCCGCAGACGCTCATCTCAGCAGCGGATCACCTGTAGTTGCAGATGGGAGTAGATGGCCCACGGCGGCGGACGACCCAGGACTGTCGTTCGGCGGCGAGCGATGTCGGCGATGCGCGGCAGCGCCGCGAGCGACCAGACGAGGAGGACGAGCACCACGGCCGGGAGATCGACGCCCGCCGCGCGGATGAAGACGCAGTCGTGCGAGTGCTCGCCGCAGTCGTCGGTGTCGGTCATCTCCGGGCCGGTCAACTCCGGCGCGGCGCTCATCGTCGACGACCCGCTGTGCGCCGAATGACCGGCGTGGTGCGACATCCCGCTGTCGCCGCCGGATGGCCCGGCCTGAGAATGACCCGCTGCCGAAGCGGACGATGCCGGCGAACCCGAGTGACCCGACACCACCGTGTGCATCAGCATCACGGCGAGAGCGAGCACGAGAACCAGCCCGCGGCGCCGGCGTACGGCACCGCGACCCGTTCCACGGCGGCGGCTCACGGTGCCAGGTTACGAGCTCACGACGCCGGCGTCGACGCCCTGGCGCCGTCGGGGACCGAATCGTCTCCCGACTCCCCCGCTGCCTCTTCGGCAGCCCGGCGTCGTTGTCGTGGGATCAGAATCTTGCGGTCGATGACCAGGTAGGTTGCCACCACCGCGGCGGCCAGCGCCCACCCGAGCACGATGTCGAAGATGTAGTGCTCGGCGGTGTACACCAGGGCGAACGCCATCGCGAAGGCGTAGCCCATGAACAGTGTTTTGCCCAGAGCCTTCACGCGTGGCCACATGAAGAGGGCCAGGAGCATCGTCAGACCGGCGTGCAACGACGGGATCGCGGCCACCAGATTGGACTTGCCCTGACCGACCTCGACGAGGTTCGAGGCGGCGTGGATGTTGAGGAAGCCCCAGCCCCGCGCGGAGATGCGTTCGACGTAGGGATTGGCGTCCGGGTACGCGTTGTCCAGCGGCCCCAGCAGCCCGCCGGGTTCTTTCGCCTCGGGCGAGTACATGCAGATCGGGTCGCGCGGGAAGTCCTGGACCTCGGCCGCGGTGCATCGCGCGGCGGCCCACGGCGGAGCACCCGGGACGAGGGTGTATCCGACGAGGGCGAGGAAGGTCGTCGCCACGAAGCACGCCGCGTAACGTCGCCATGCGGCCCGGTCCTTCAGCCACAGCACCGCCGCGACCGCGTACGGAATGATGAAGTAGGACATGTAGACAACGCTGACGATGACCTCCCACCAGGGCGGGGTCGCCTGCTTGAGGTTCTCCTGCAGCCACGCCGTGGGATTGACACCACCGGTCAGCCAGGCGTCGAAATCGATCGCCAGATGCCAGTGGGTGGGCATGTCGACGATGCGCGCGACGTCGCGCGTCCAGTCGTAGAGGATCAGGATCAGCGCGAACGGCGCCCAGTCGATGAGGATCGTGATGAACTTGCGCCGGCCGATACAGGCGGCGGCGAGTCCCAGACACATCAGGACGATCAGTCGCGTGCGGTCGAATGCGAGGCCATAGAGCGCGACGTGCACCGCCATGAGCACGACCCAGGCGCCGATCGCGATGCGCCGGACCATAGTCAGATCGCGGCGGCTCTCCGGGTCGGCCTCCATCTCGGCGGCCGCGGCCAAGTCGTCGAGGACCGGATTCACACCCGCGGGACCGGTGTCCTCGCGATCAGCGTCCTCACGTTCGGTGTCCAGCGAGGAGTCGGTCTCGGCGGTCGTCTCGGGATTCTGGCGCTCGTCGCGCTTTGAAGGTCTTCTGCCCGGCTGCGGGACGCCCATCGTCTCGTCGACACTCACCCGACACAACCCCGCCTGTCACACCCCGCAGGGCAACCACCCACTTAACCTGCCGTCAGTGTAATGGCCATCTCTTGTTGGCGAGCGACCCCGACGGTCAGGCATGTCGGATTCGAGTGGTTTCGGCGCGGCGCCGCCCAGCCCACGCGCGCCGACAGCGGTTTTCGCGGACGCCTCGCCCGACGGGGTGTTGTGGATCACACTGGAGTCGTCGATCCCCTGAAGGAGGCCTCGGTGCCCAATCGCTACCTGCGCTACGGCGACCAGCGCTACATCATCAACAAGGAGGCGGAGGCCCGCCTCAACCGCACTCTCGACGCCGTGTACGCCGACGGGACCCGCGGTCACGAGTGGCTGAACCTCTATCACGACAGCGCGGCACCGTGCCGGCTCCTCATCGCACCCGGGGTGCCGATCACCATCGAGACCGAGCCGTGCATGGGTGAGTAGCGGCCCCGGACAGGGGTTCGAGACGACGGGACGAATTCCGGCGCCCACGGCGTGTCCGCCGATCGACGTCGACGGGGGCGTCCGACCGTCGGTGAGGGCAACTATCGTTGTCGCATGCGCATCGGAGCACATCTTCGCGAGGACGCCGATCCCCTGGCCACGGCCGCCGAGCTCGGGATCGACGTCTTCCAGATGTTCGTCACGGACCCCCAGAGCTGGAAGAAGCCGCAGCCGAACCCCCGCGCGGCGGAGTTCCGAGAATCCGACATCGACGTCGTCGTGCACTCCAGCTACCAGATCAACGTCGCGAGCCTGAACAACCGGCTGCGGATGCCGTCACGCAAGGCCGTCGAACAGCAGGCCGCGGCCGCCGCCGAGCTGGGTGCCTTCGGACTCGTCGTCCACGGCGGGCACCTGCGCGACGGCGAGGAAAGTGCCGAGGGATTCGCCAACTGGCGCAAGCTGTTCGACCGTCAGGTCGACAAGGGCGGCTTCGGTGTCCCGATCCTGATCGAGAACACCGCGGGCGGCGACCACGCGATGGCACGCACCCTGGAGTCGATCGACCGGCTGTGGGAGGCCGTCGGCGACTTCGATCAGGCGGGATTCTGCCTCGACACCTGCCATGCCTGGGCCGGCGGCGAAGATCTGGTCGGGCTCGTGGAGCGGGTCCGCCAGATCACGGGCCGGATCGATCTGGTGCACCTCAACAACTCTCGCGACGAGTTCGACTCCGGTCGCGACCGTCACGCCAACCTCGCGTCGGGTCACATCGACCCCGAGGTCCTCGTCGCGGTCGCCGAGGCGGCGGGCGCTCCGGTCATCCTGGAGACGCCCGGGGACGGCATCCCCGACGATCTCGCCTATCTGCGAGAGGCGCTGTAGGCGTTCACCTCACGAGGTCGGAACCCGCACCGGGTAGGCGGCCACGTTCATGACGACCGTCCCCCGGCAGGGCCCGCCGTAGATGGTGGTCCGCCACACGCCCTTCAGTGATCCATCGCTCTGGGGCTTGTAGGTCGCGACCGACCGCGCCGGCCGCCACACCTTGGGCACGCCCACCCCCTGCCAGCAGTCCCACTGCCAGCTGTAACGATGCACCCACGAACCGTTCTGCCAGGTGTATCGCGGCGGCTGCGGCAACGTCGGATTGGCCGGCTTGGGACCTCCGACGACGGTCGCGACGCATCGACTGCGCACACAGTCGGTCGCGAAGGTGTAGTCGTCGGAGAAATCGGGTTCGCGCTGTCGGGCCGCGAGGCTGGTCCCGGTCTTGGACGCCGCGAACCTCTTGAGCGAGTACACGCCGTCCCACCTCGGCGCTGGCGCCGCGTCGGCGGGGGCGACGCTGACCAGCAGCCCCGCGGCCAGGGCGAGTACCGCGGCGACGACGCTCGCGGAGACGACCACGCCGTTTCGGCGTCCGGCGGTGCGGGCTCTGTACATTCAGTCATTGG belongs to Gordonia sp. KTR9 and includes:
- a CDS encoding alpha/beta fold hydrolase, which codes for MDTELPRPHYLTVDGIRVATYVFEPTHQAVGEVVMCHGTPWSARVWAEVARHVGRDRRVFLWDMPGYGQSITPDAPLDLTTQMSRFAQVQSLWGVTRPHVVAHDIGGAVALGAHLLRDCGYASLFLWDIVTLDPWGSPFFRLVADHPEVFAQLPDALHAALVREYIAGAIPHGLPAEQLDALVQPWLGGNGQAGFYRQIAALRPEHTRPVVERLSQVRCPTRIGWGADDPWIPVEQATRLQQLLPGRPDLVTLDGVGHLAPMESAAQVAQAIDDWLGEFA
- a CDS encoding nitroreductase/quinone reductase family protein translates to MSEIESTAGQPDQTTITDYDDPNAPWNQAWDQEGGIANWNDDVIKEFRENAGKVAGAYAGTDLILLTTIGAKSGKPHTTPLGPCYRDDTMYVSSFIEDKYPAWWYNIKANPQVRIEFRDKTHQGTGKVLEGVDYDEFAAWVLANNPLLADFQSKVERPIPLVVLTIAGEGWALPT
- a CDS encoding aldo/keto reductase, with amino-acid sequence MEYRQVGRSGLVVSEFGFGAATFGGRGEFFGAWGDTDVVAARRLVDLCLDAGVTLFDTADVYSDGASEEVLGAALRGRRDRVVLSTKAALPIGAGPSDRGTSRTRLINAVDAALRRLDTDWIDLFQLHAFDAATPLDEVTDTLDVLVRSGKVRYTGVSNFSGWQLMGSLSTADRRNAPRHVAHQVYYSLIGRDYEWELMPLGAAEGVGAIVWSPLGWGRLTGRIRRDAPLPPTSRLHSTADAGPPVDDEHLYTVVDALDHVAEETGHTVAQVALNWLSRRPTVSSVIIGARNDSQLLDNLGAAGWSLTTEQVRYLDDASAVEAPYPYFPYRRQEGFALLNPPTV
- a CDS encoding DUF305 domain-containing protein — its product is MHTYNTSRRRIRPAAGIGLTAAALIAVAGCSPDESPGGTTADATSTSGSATTSAPASTAHNEADVEFTSTMIGHHRQAVMMAELVEGRTDNAELIALASTIEKAQDAEIEQMEDRLESWGEPGDDHGDMGHGDMGSRDMGHDGHSAMPGMLTPDQMAALRDARGGEFDRLWLEGMIRHHEGAIAMADAVLADGVNPATKALAQEVKRTQQAEIDQMKGMLGQS
- a CDS encoding deoxyribonuclease IV; translation: MRIGAHLREDADPLATAAELGIDVFQMFVTDPQSWKKPQPNPRAAEFRESDIDVVVHSSYQINVASLNNRLRMPSRKAVEQQAAAAAELGAFGLVVHGGHLRDGEESAEGFANWRKLFDRQVDKGGFGVPILIENTAGGDHAMARTLESIDRLWEAVGDFDQAGFCLDTCHAWAGGEDLVGLVERVRQITGRIDLVHLNNSRDEFDSGRDRHANLASGHIDPEVLVAVAEAAGAPVILETPGDGIPDDLAYLREAL
- a CDS encoding TetR/AcrR family transcriptional regulator; this translates as MAQSRPSAAPVAVHPVAARPGGRTAAVRKAVLTATEDALIEHGFAGIDLPSIARSAGVGKTTIYRRWGTAQALVADLLDDMATGSVSATRTGDLDADLSANAELLVRTLTHPRQGPLFAALIAAATHDRDTKTALAKFYRRRVEEWSLPILDAIDRGDVPANTDATAVVRHLSSPLYYQFLTTTTPLDDNAAELAVRTTLAALHAHCFTRSGAAPTSPAAATTSPRPRR
- a CDS encoding DNA polymerase III subunit beta family protein, encoding MSDPRLMSIGEFAKLAELTTSALRFYDDAGLLRPELVDPLTGYRLYSDAQLEPALQLRRLREVGMPLSAIGTFFTAGDDEKARLIDDQIARVAADTVGMYQVAAALKASLGEGAHITVCELSGPVLAAAVDQVLATTVHDRHIPVLGGVRMETDLDSVSLTATDRYRLATRTLFPDKPFAGSWAGTLAGEDLQGAISRLRRSPRVIAEAGERTLTFRMVDGTVAHCRLLTETFPDYKMLIRSLALVTHRVTIDNQQILTALEQTAPDTVGLEVIDSKPVLLLPDARIDLNGSATGPDLTLWFELTTLYPALGHTVGNDVMLDLRGPDQPATVRSADAGDLTVLVMPCRHPSSITG
- a CDS encoding phosphatase PAP2 family protein, with product MSVDETMGVPQPGRRPSKRDERQNPETTAETDSSLDTEREDADREDTGPAGVNPVLDDLAAAAEMEADPESRRDLTMVRRIAIGAWVVLMAVHVALYGLAFDRTRLIVLMCLGLAAACIGRRKFITILIDWAPFALILILYDWTRDVARIVDMPTHWHLAIDFDAWLTGGVNPTAWLQENLKQATPPWWEVIVSVVYMSYFIIPYAVAAVLWLKDRAAWRRYAACFVATTFLALVGYTLVPGAPPWAAARCTAAEVQDFPRDPICMYSPEAKEPGGLLGPLDNAYPDANPYVERISARGWGFLNIHAASNLVEVGQGKSNLVAAIPSLHAGLTMLLALFMWPRVKALGKTLFMGYAFAMAFALVYTAEHYIFDIVLGWALAAAVVATYLVIDRKILIPRQRRRAAEEAAGESGDDSVPDGARASTPAS